From a region of the Rhipicephalus microplus isolate Deutch F79 chromosome X, USDA_Rmic, whole genome shotgun sequence genome:
- the LOC142775714 gene encoding uncharacterized protein LOC142775714, whose protein sequence is MITHAYVRYQDDKHLAIVPVEDIKNFNPNEDYSTAFFMVKWTDSTGTCAYYRARILRVGESEQDLKEIVSRKRVRVRPLIEDSDQASDGDSNVAPSKEQDKPSESRERLLKILQKKKKAVKVSPSQEAELNELQKKVAEMQKKIDAQNEELVELRGLNRDLQKELLVKIREGSSRYKSAEPTAQSHSPGTPLPHSMDITLPAVSSTPSPPSSPTRECPHSPLKAQAGASGGSLVDIGQGLRIPLETWRRVQARDKDSLFIKDLLVTIWDPAQLQGRSLQGKHCPRFPNRPRKDPLTPWKVSVMRTCYKRRLEKQGFPDSAVQTLMKRMNHYVGEKIADIDKMAKRVQRD, encoded by the exons ATGATTACTCACGCTTACGTTCGATACCAGGACGACAAACATTTGGCAATCGTGCCAGTGGAAGACATAAAAAATTTCAATCCGAATGAGGATTATTCGACAGCCTTCTTTATGGTCAAATGGACCGATTCCACCGGCACATGTGCCTACTACCGCGCAAGAATTTTGCGGGTTGGAG AGTCGGAACAAGACTTGAAGGAAATTGTGTCCCGAAAAAGGGTGCGGGTGAGGCCCCTAATTGAAGATTCTGATCAAGCCAGCGATGGCGACAGCAATGTTGCACCATCGAAG GAACAAGACAAGCCCTCCGAGAGTAGGGAGCGGCTTTTAAAAattctacaaaaaaagaaaaaagctgtgAAGGTCTCACCCTCACAGGAGGCTGAGCTGAATGAGCTCCAAAAAAAAGTtgcagaaatgcaaaaaaaaatagatgcTCAGAACGAGGAACTCGTAGAGCTTCGAGGGCTGAACAGAGATCTCCAAAAGGAGCTCCTAGTCAAGATCAGAGAAG GCTCCAGTAGATACAAAAGTGCAGAGCCTACTGCTCAGTCCCACAGCCCTGGCACCCCTCTGCCACACAGCATGGACATCACTCTTCCAGCAGTTAGCAGCACACCATCCCCCCCTTCATCACCCACCAGAGAGTGCCCACATTCTCCCTTGAAGGCGCAAGCTGGTGCATCAGGCGGTAGCTTG GTTGACATTGGACAAGGGCTGCGAATTCCGCTGGAAACATGGCGTCGTGTGCAGGCTCGGGACAAAGATTCTTTGTTCATTAAGGATCTGCTGGTGACAATCTGGGATCCAGCTCAGCTACAAGGACGATCATTGCAAG GCAAGCATTGTCCTCGTTTCCCAAATCGGCCGAGAAAGGATCCATTGACACCATGGAAGGTGTCTGTCATGCGAA CCTGCTACAAGCGTCGCTTGGAAAAGCAAGGTTTCCCAGACAGTGCGGTCCAAACGCTCATGAAGCGAATGAACCATTATGTTGGAGAGAAAATCGCAGACATCGACAAGATGGCAAAGAG GGTGCAGCGTGACTAA
- the LOC119169612 gene encoding uncharacterized protein LOC119169612, whose product MAHTIKVRMKVRWIRGRPSVKRSTRYRKMRHRWPLRCWRRTVLCSMRIMTTMGSDSDGASSLCSRTLTSPQPAIPGDRSERQRDLQDIDDGGDYSGDCAATVYDPCGANHFISDDDNTDFGSCDDTTDPTTMGTQHDTVDSVTRGVFLSECNSEVCDVADGIDSEGPFNGNLSTDADTNRTQLGDLFQEVLNEKIVVSKGEMLLMIFKHAIKSNLSFTAMVSLIEMVNMFFERPVLPHSRYQLGKLFSEHGTEMSFHFICGKCSTVHEVAQSYAQSSHCQKCGWALASSVNSESFFVLLDVPSQLRKVLKNCSFLDLTKPLSQSSNLSDICDGELYRKFVSATVDEGHRISFTLNADGTPLFSSSNTSIWPIQLLVNEVPIMQRGDKLVLAALWFGKKKPDMSIFLDVFVEKMEGLAQNGFVLDHEGQPKLFKAYCICCAVDSVARAPMQGVMQFNAYYGCNWCLQKGERIAGTTRYPVEKNEPPERSEQEIMEDAETALQQDHSERGVKTVSPLLNLPHFDIVWGFVPDYMHSILLGVARQFLEMWMADAQCDFYIGKHQRTIDERLTALAPPREVRRLPRATKERKWWKAKEFENWVLFYSLPVLQGILNKSCISHWACLVEVLHILLSRNISLSHFQRAEELLLEFHVMAEAIYGKKCMTFNLHQLVHIAKSVKHWGPLWAHSAFPFEAGNGALKSMVKAANGVPHQICRAHQVEDLIDKLSSITTDRRVLDYCMSLDKRATQKTVVAEDIRLFGRGVPYRSDASTDLVQYTRMLMKGTVYTSHNYSSKKKTNSSVVRLADQSYAVIETILMKQGEVYIAARRLHCSAVKYSTLVMEHLVKVQREAATTTLVSASEIFSVCAHMQVGPNIFISPVPSSFTM is encoded by the exons ATGGCTCACACAATAAAAGTTCGGATGAAGGTCCGCTGGATTCGCGGCCGCCCGTCGGTCAAGCGGAGTACACGGTACCGCAAAATGCGACATCGATGGCCGCTGCGGTGTTGGCGGCGGACAGTGCTGTGCAGCATGCGAATAATGACGACGATGGGCAGCGATTCCGATGGAGCGAGCAGCCTATGTTCTAGAACGCTG acATCTCCGCAGCCAGCCATTCCGGGTGATCGAAGTGAACGACAGAGAGATCTGCAAGATATAGATGATGGAGGTGATTACAGTGGAGACTGTGCCGCCACTGTGTATGATCCATGTGGTGCAAATCATTTCATCAGTGATGATGACAACACAGATTTTGGCAGTTGTGATGACACAACTGACCCTACAACAATG GGCACTCAACATGATACTGTGGACAGCGTGACTCGGGGCGTGTTTCTATCTGAATGTAACAGTGAAGTGTGTGATGTGGCTGATGGCATAGACAGTGAGGGACCTTTCAATGGAAACTTGTCAACCGATGCCGACACAAACAGGACACAACTTGGAGATTTGTTTCAGGAGGTCCTGAATGAAAAGATTGTCGTTTCAAAAGGCGAGATGCTTTTGATGATATTTAAACATGCCATAAAAAGTAATTTGTCTTTTACAGCAATGGTGAGTTTGATTGAAATGGTCAACATGTTTTTTGAACGACCTGTTCTGCCACATTCACGATACCAGCTTGGCAAGCTTTTTTCAGAGCATGGCACCGAGATGagttttcatttcatttgtgGTAAATGTTCGACAGTGCACGAGGTCGCACAATCCTATGCTCAGTCGAGTCATTGTCAAAAATGTGGCTGGGCTCTAGCTTCCTCAGTAAACAGCGAATCATTTTTTGTCCTATTGGATGTCCCCTCTCAACTTCGAAAGGTTTTAAAGAATTGCAGCTTTCTTGACCTGACAAAGCCCTTAAGTCAAAGCAGTAACCTTTCTGATATTTGTGATGGAGAATTATATCGCAAATTTGTTTCTGCTACAGTAGACGAAGGGCACAGGATTAGCTTTACATTAAATGCAGATGGCACACCACTATTTTCATCCAGCAACACTTCAATTTGGCCTATACAGCTACTGGTGAATGAGGTGCCCATTATGCAAAGAGGGGACAAACTTGTGTTGGCTGCTCTTTGGTTTGGAAAGAAAAAGCCAGATATGAGCATTTTTCTTGATGTGTTTGTAGAGAAAATGGAAGGTTTGGCACAGAATGGCTTTGTTCTTGATCATGAAGGACAGCCGAAGCTGTTCAAGGCTTATTGCATTTGCTGTGCAGTTGATTCAGTGGCAAGAGCCCCCATGCAAGGGGTCATGCAATTTAATGCATACTATGGGTGTAACTGGTGTCTGCAAAAGGGGGAACGCATTGCAGGCACTACCAGGTACCCAGTAGAGAAGAATGAGCCACCAGAGCGTTCTGAACAAGAAATTATGGAAGATGCAGAAACTGCATTGCAACAGGATCATTCTGAAAGAGGAGTGAAGACAGTTTCTCCACTTCTAAACTTGCCACATTTTGATATAGTCTGGGGTTTTGTCCCCGATTATATGCATAGTATTTTGTTGGGAGTGGCGAGGCAGTTTTTAGAGATGTGGATGGCTGATGCACAGTGTGATTTCTATATTGGGAAGCATCAAAGAACGATTGATGAAAGGCTGACAGCACTGGCTCCTCCTAGAGAAGTGCGCCGGTTGCCAAgagcaacaaaagaaagaaagtggtgGAAGGCCAAGGAGTTTGAGAATTGGGTGCTCTTCTACAGCCTGCCAGTGCTGCAAGGAATTTTGAATAAATCTTGCATCAGTCACTGGGcttgccttgttgaggtgcttcACATTCTGCTGTCACGTAACATAAGTTTGTCACACTTTCAGCGAGCAGAAGAACTCCTTTTGGAGTTTCACGTCATGGCAGAAGCCATATATGGGAAAAAATGCATGACATTTAACCTACATCAACTTGTGCACATTGCAAAAAGTGTCAAGCACTGGGGCCCACTGTGGGCGCATTCGGCATTCCCGTTTGAAGCTGGCAATGGCGCATTAAAGTCCATGGTAAAAGCTGCAAATGGCGTACCACACCAAATTTGTAGAGCACATCAAGTTGAGGACTTGATCGACAAGCTATCAAGCATAACAACAGACAGGAGAGTGCTTGACTACTGTATGTCGCTCGACAAAAGAGCCACACAGAAGACAGTTGTTGCTGAAGACATTCGCCTTTTTGGTAGGGGTGTCCCATACAGAAGTGATGCTTCTACAGATCTTGTGCAGTACACCCGTATGCTTATGAAAGGGACAGTATACACGAGCCATAactactcgtcaaaaaaaaagacTAACAGTTCTGTCGTACGCCTTGCTGACCAATCATATGCGGTTATAGAAACAATTCTTATGAAACAAGGCGAAGTGTACATTGCAGCCAGGCGCCTCCACTGCTCAGCAGTAAAATATAGCACCTTAGTGATGGAACATTTGGTGAAGGTTCAAAGAGAAGCAGCAACAACAACTCTTGTATCAGCATCAGAAATTTTCAGTGTTTGTGCACACATGCAAGTAGGCCCGAACATATTCATTTCACCCGTGCCTAGCTCGTTCACAATGTAA